A region of Massilia sp. KIM DNA encodes the following proteins:
- a CDS encoding endo-1,4-beta-xylanase produces MTTRRDTLKLLGAAAGAMLAAPAPAADTGTALKDLARIKGMRFGNAMGMPPQGAAHKVFQDPAYRQLMARECNMIVAENETKWQALAPQPGPYRFAAADEMFAWARKEGMLVRGHTLVWQAPKWLPAWVNELDLAGKPVSHAEGILREHIKTVCGHFGKDVISYDVVNEAVTPADGSLVQNVFSQRMGGLEQIDLAFRLAREYAPHAQLVYNDYMGPALDNAAHRKGVLKLLADLKARGAPVDALGLQSHVGIKDAMSGSEGKAVERAWRDFLDEVTGMGYELLITEFDVNDRGLPADVAKRDGATAALARDYLDLTLSYPTCRDFLLWGMADHLNWLQYWAEAKRPDGLPQRPAPYDAQLRAKPMREAIAASLRGMPVRRA; encoded by the coding sequence ATGACGACCCGACGCGACACCCTCAAACTGCTCGGCGCCGCGGCCGGCGCCATGCTGGCGGCGCCGGCGCCGGCCGCCGACACCGGCACCGCCCTGAAGGACCTGGCCCGGATCAAGGGCATGCGCTTCGGGAACGCCATGGGCATGCCGCCCCAGGGCGCGGCCCACAAGGTGTTCCAGGACCCGGCCTACCGCCAGCTGATGGCGCGCGAGTGCAACATGATCGTCGCCGAGAACGAGACCAAGTGGCAGGCCCTGGCGCCCCAACCGGGGCCCTACCGCTTCGCCGCCGCCGACGAGATGTTCGCCTGGGCGCGCAAGGAGGGCATGCTGGTGCGCGGCCATACCCTGGTCTGGCAGGCGCCAAAGTGGCTGCCCGCCTGGGTGAACGAGCTCGATCTGGCGGGCAAGCCGGTAAGCCACGCGGAAGGGATCCTGCGCGAGCACATCAAGACCGTCTGCGGCCATTTCGGCAAGGACGTGATCAGCTACGACGTGGTCAACGAAGCGGTGACGCCCGCCGACGGCAGCCTGGTGCAGAACGTGTTCAGCCAGCGCATGGGCGGCCTGGAGCAGATCGATCTCGCCTTCCGCCTGGCGCGCGAATACGCGCCACATGCCCAGCTGGTGTACAACGACTACATGGGGCCGGCCCTGGACAACGCCGCCCACCGCAAGGGCGTGCTCAAGCTGCTTGCCGACCTGAAGGCGCGCGGCGCCCCGGTCGATGCGCTGGGCCTGCAAAGCCATGTGGGCATCAAGGACGCCATGTCGGGATCCGAGGGCAAGGCGGTGGAACGGGCCTGGCGCGACTTCCTCGACGAGGTCACGGGCATGGGCTACGAACTCCTGATCACCGAGTTCGACGTCAACGACAGGGGACTTCCCGCCGATGTCGCCAAGCGCGACGGGGCCACCGCGGCGCTGGCGCGCGACTATCTCGACCTGACCCTGAGCTATCCGACCTGCCGCGACTTCCTCCTGTGGGGCATGGCCGACCACCTGAACTGGCTGCAATACTGGGCTGAGGCGAAACGCCCGGACGGCCTGCCGCAACGCCCGGCGCCCTACGACGCCCAGTTGCGCGCCAAGCCGATGCGCGAGGCGATCGCCGCCTCGCTGCGCGGCATGCCGGTGCGCCGCGCCTGA
- a CDS encoding glycoside hydrolase family 43 protein, which produces MSEIINKEQVQALQALAISQPLLEHIYIADPSAHVFEGRIYIYPSHDIEAGVPFNDNGDHFAMEDYHVVSMAHPGAEAVDHGVALHVRDVPWAERQMWAPDCASKDGKYCLYFPAKRADGIFQIGVAVGEHPAGPFTPQPQAIAGSYSIDPAVFEDGGEYYLYFGGIWGGQLQKYRDNVYAEDNQEPAAHEAALQPRVARLTPDLLEFAEAPRAVRILDADGKDLLAGDNERRFFEASWMHKRGDTYYFSYSTGDTHLLCYATGDNPYGPFTYQGQIMTPVIGWTTHHSICEFEGRTYLFYHDSSLSGGVTHLRSVKVTELHYDEDGKILTISPYRQEQA; this is translated from the coding sequence ATGTCCGAGATCATCAACAAGGAGCAAGTGCAGGCCCTGCAGGCGCTCGCCATTTCGCAACCCCTGCTCGAGCACATCTACATCGCCGATCCCTCGGCCCACGTGTTCGAGGGCAGGATCTACATCTATCCGTCCCACGACATCGAGGCGGGCGTCCCCTTCAACGACAACGGCGACCATTTCGCGATGGAGGACTACCACGTGGTGTCGATGGCGCACCCGGGCGCGGAGGCCGTCGACCACGGAGTGGCGCTGCACGTGCGCGACGTGCCCTGGGCCGAGCGCCAGATGTGGGCGCCCGACTGCGCCAGCAAGGACGGCAAGTACTGCCTCTACTTCCCGGCCAAGCGCGCCGACGGCATCTTCCAGATCGGGGTCGCGGTGGGCGAGCATCCGGCCGGCCCCTTCACGCCCCAGCCGCAGGCGATCGCCGGCAGCTACTCGATCGACCCGGCCGTGTTCGAGGACGGCGGCGAGTACTACCTCTATTTCGGCGGCATCTGGGGCGGGCAGCTCCAGAAGTACCGCGACAACGTCTATGCGGAGGACAACCAGGAGCCGGCGGCCCATGAGGCTGCGCTGCAGCCCCGGGTGGCGCGCTTGACTCCGGACCTGCTGGAATTCGCCGAAGCGCCGCGCGCCGTGCGCATCCTCGACGCCGACGGCAAGGACCTGCTGGCGGGCGACAACGAACGCCGCTTCTTCGAAGCCTCGTGGATGCACAAGCGCGGCGACACCTATTATTTCTCGTACTCGACCGGCGACACCCACCTGCTGTGCTACGCGACCGGCGACAACCCCTACGGCCCCTTCACCTATCAGGGGCAGATCATGACCCCGGTGATCGGCTGGACCACCCACCATTCGATCTGCGAATTCGAAGGCCGGACCTATCTGTTCTATCACGACAGCAGCTTGTCCGGCGGCGTCACCCACCTGCGCTCGGTGAAGGTGACCGAGCTGCATTACGACGAGGACGGCAAGATCCTCACCATCTCGCCCTACCGCCAGGAACAGGCTTGA
- a CDS encoding MFS transporter, whose product MTTTTKALPTLGTLEKIGYSLGDLAANLIFQTLLTFIAFFYTDVYQIAPDAAAGIIFVGGLVGACFNPVMGIIADRTSTRWGKFRPWILWTSVPFGLVAILAFSTPDLGERGKYIYALLTYILLMLVYSANNLPYSALSGVLTGSMSERNSLSSYRFVAVLVAQLIIQVLLLPLVLILGGGDKVAGFENTMMIFAVAGTICFLITFFTTRERVVPSPGQRSSIRQDLADLIGNRPWLVMLTLTILVFITLALKGGMYIYYFRVYLDQAALAGFLRDTGFVAFIDGVNATLTGMGLTKFHWPEDAATSAFSLFNGVGIVMMIVGIGFSKPLADRFGKRDVFGAALLVSTLFMLAFYWFAPTSIGLVFGAQFFHGFFYGITIPLLWAMIADVADYSEWKNNRRATALLFSAMIFGLKAGLSIGGALVAALLSSFGYDAAQAVQAPAVADGIRMSISVYAGLPFLLGVCSLVLYDIRKSTELQIERELGARRSVAAH is encoded by the coding sequence ATGACAACAACAACTAAGGCGTTGCCGACGCTGGGGACACTCGAAAAAATCGGCTACTCGCTTGGCGACCTTGCCGCCAACCTGATCTTCCAAACCCTGCTCACCTTCATCGCGTTCTTCTACACCGACGTCTACCAGATCGCGCCGGACGCGGCGGCCGGCATCATCTTCGTCGGCGGCCTGGTGGGCGCCTGCTTCAACCCGGTGATGGGCATCATCGCCGACCGCACCTCGACCCGATGGGGCAAGTTCCGCCCCTGGATCCTGTGGACCTCGGTGCCCTTCGGACTGGTGGCGATCCTGGCCTTCAGCACGCCCGATCTCGGAGAGCGCGGCAAGTACATCTACGCCCTGCTGACCTACATCCTCTTGATGCTGGTGTACTCGGCCAACAACCTGCCCTACTCGGCCCTGAGCGGCGTCCTGACCGGCAGCATGTCCGAGCGTAACAGCCTGTCGTCCTACCGTTTCGTCGCGGTGCTGGTGGCCCAGCTGATCATCCAGGTGCTGCTGCTGCCGCTGGTGCTGATCCTCGGCGGCGGCGACAAGGTGGCGGGCTTCGAGAACACCATGATGATCTTCGCCGTGGCCGGCACCATCTGCTTCCTGATCACCTTCTTCACCACCAGGGAGCGGGTGGTCCCGAGCCCGGGCCAGCGCTCCAGCATCCGCCAGGATCTCGCCGACCTGATCGGCAACCGGCCCTGGCTGGTGATGCTGACCCTGACCATCCTGGTGTTCATTACCCTGGCCCTCAAGGGCGGCATGTACATCTATTATTTCCGGGTCTACCTGGACCAGGCGGCCTTGGCGGGTTTTCTTCGCGACACCGGCTTCGTCGCCTTCATCGACGGCGTCAACGCCACGCTGACCGGCATGGGGCTGACCAAGTTCCACTGGCCGGAAGACGCCGCCACCTCCGCCTTCAGCCTGTTCAACGGGGTCGGCATCGTGATGATGATCGTCGGTATCGGCTTCTCCAAGCCCCTGGCCGACCGCTTCGGCAAGCGCGACGTGTTCGGCGCCGCCCTGCTGGTCTCGACCCTGTTCATGCTGGCCTTCTACTGGTTCGCGCCGACCTCGATCGGCCTGGTCTTCGGCGCCCAGTTCTTCCACGGCTTCTTCTACGGCATCACGATTCCGCTGCTGTGGGCCATGATCGCCGACGTCGCCGACTACTCGGAATGGAAGAACAACCGCCGCGCCACCGCCCTGCTGTTCTCGGCCATGATCTTCGGCCTGAAGGCCGGCCTGAGCATCGGCGGCGCGCTGGTGGCCGCCCTCCTGTCCTCCTTCGGCTACGACGCCGCCCAGGCGGTCCAGGCGCCCGCGGTGGCCGACGGCATCCGCATGTCGATCAGCGTCTATGCCGGCCTGCCCTTCCTGCTGGGCGTGTGCAGCCTGGTCCTGTACGACATCCGCAAGTCCACCGAACTGCAGATCGAGCGCGAGCTCGGCGCCCGCCGTTCGGTGGCGGCCCACTGA
- a CDS encoding SGNH/GDSL hydrolase family protein, translated as MNFFHRAYLAVLCVALFGLSACATSPSREPAAGQHWVASWGTSPQALGQPESLPATLWRDGTVRQIVRLSLGGSRVRVRVSNVYGTQMMVLGEASIGRALRAGSSEVVAGSLQPLRFNGQAAVRIPAGGEYLSDPVEMPVAAGQDLAVTLHLSGDPGQQTGHAGARTHSFLAPGRQTNAPSLDGAQAVTRWYALAGVEVSADSPARALVVAGDSITDGYGATTDGNNRWTDYLARRIARERKQPLAVINAGIGGGRLLRDGLGSNLASRFERDVLGRAGVSHAIVFIGVNDIGVLRRAKEDTPEALAAMLDDFKQAHLQMIARAHARGVCVIGATITPFMGSGYYQPAAANEALRQAVNDWVRRSGAFDGVLDFDRALRDPQQPSYLSKTYDSGDGLHPSHAGYAALAEAVPLESLERCAYSRRVGSTQ; from the coding sequence GTGAATTTTTTCCATCGAGCTTACCTGGCGGTCCTGTGCGTCGCCCTGTTCGGCCTGAGCGCTTGCGCGACCTCGCCATCGCGGGAGCCGGCAGCCGGCCAGCACTGGGTTGCGAGCTGGGGAACGTCCCCGCAAGCCCTGGGCCAGCCCGAGTCCCTGCCGGCCACCCTGTGGCGCGACGGCACCGTGCGCCAGATCGTGCGGCTGTCGCTGGGCGGCTCCCGGGTCCGGGTCCGCGTCAGCAACGTCTACGGCACCCAGATGATGGTCCTGGGCGAAGCCAGCATCGGCCGCGCGCTGCGGGCTGGCTCTTCCGAGGTGGTGGCGGGCTCGCTGCAGCCGCTGCGCTTCAATGGTCAGGCCGCGGTGCGGATCCCGGCCGGCGGCGAATACCTGAGCGACCCGGTCGAGATGCCGGTGGCGGCCGGCCAGGACCTGGCCGTCACGCTGCACCTGTCCGGCGATCCCGGGCAGCAGACCGGCCACGCCGGCGCGCGCACCCACAGCTTCCTGGCGCCGGGCCGGCAGACCAATGCGCCCAGCCTGGACGGCGCCCAGGCGGTGACGCGCTGGTACGCGCTGGCCGGGGTCGAGGTCAGCGCCGACTCGCCCGCGCGGGCCCTGGTGGTGGCCGGCGATTCGATCACCGACGGCTACGGCGCCACCACCGACGGCAACAACCGCTGGACCGACTACCTGGCGCGGCGCATCGCGCGGGAGCGCAAGCAGCCGCTCGCCGTGATCAATGCCGGCATCGGCGGCGGGCGTTTGCTGCGCGATGGCCTCGGCAGCAACCTGGCCAGCCGCTTCGAGCGCGACGTCCTGGGACGCGCTGGCGTGAGCCACGCGATCGTCTTCATCGGCGTCAACGACATCGGCGTGCTGCGCCGCGCCAAGGAAGACACGCCGGAAGCCCTGGCGGCCATGCTGGACGACTTCAAGCAGGCCCACCTGCAGATGATCGCCCGCGCCCACGCCAGAGGGGTATGCGTGATCGGCGCCACCATCACGCCCTTCATGGGGAGCGGCTACTACCAGCCGGCGGCCGCCAACGAAGCGCTGCGCCAGGCCGTCAACGACTGGGTGAGGCGGTCCGGCGCCTTCGACGGCGTGCTCGATTTCGACCGGGCGCTGCGCGATCCGCAGCAGCCGTCCTACCTGAGCAAGACCTATGACAGCGGCGACGGCCTGCATCCCTCCCATGCGGGCTACGCGGCCCTGGCCGAGGCGGTGCCGCTGGAGAGCCTGGAGCGCTGCGCCTACTCCAGGCGCGTGGGGTCGACGCAGTAG
- a CDS encoding glycoside hydrolase family 43 protein: MIQNPILRGFNPDPSILRVGDDYYIATSTFEWYPGVQIHHSRDLVHWRLLGRPLSRASQLNLLGAPDSCGVWAPCLTHADGLFWLIYTDVKRYGRTSTGAAGGSASLRDFHNYLVTSSSIEGPWSDPVYLNSSGFDPSLFHDEDGRKYLLNQLWDHRPGGKRFAGIVLQEYSVEERRLVGSRHNIFAGTEHGLTEAPHLYKRGGYYYLLTAEGGTGWNHGVTMARSGSLLGPYELHPDRTILSSRHRPDVALQRAGHADLVETQDGQTYMAYLCGRPLRNRGACTLGRETAIQPVVWGDDGWLRTLDAQGTAQSQAPAPGLPEHRFEEAPARADFDAPELPIDFQWLRTPWPEELFSLTARPGYLRLYGRESLGSQFRQALVARRQQAHCYGARTLLDFEPEHFQQQAGLVCYYGAAKFHYLYVSHDEVLGKHLRVMSSLPNHVQADSFSAPLALPAGVPLELRVEVDEERLLFAYRLDGGPWQWLAQQFDASILSDEASAPGQPNFTGAFVGMACQDMSGAGLHADFDYFDYRERPYCVDPTRLE, encoded by the coding sequence ATGATCCAGAACCCCATCCTGCGCGGCTTCAACCCGGACCCGTCCATCCTGCGGGTGGGCGATGACTACTACATCGCCACCTCCACCTTCGAGTGGTATCCTGGGGTCCAGATCCACCACTCGCGCGACCTGGTCCACTGGCGCCTGCTGGGCAGGCCGCTCTCGCGCGCCAGCCAGCTCAACCTGCTCGGGGCGCCCGATTCCTGCGGCGTCTGGGCGCCCTGCCTCACCCACGCGGACGGGCTGTTCTGGCTGATCTACACCGACGTCAAGCGCTACGGCCGCACCTCCACCGGCGCGGCCGGCGGCAGCGCGTCCCTGCGCGACTTCCACAACTACCTGGTCACCAGCAGCAGCATCGAGGGTCCCTGGTCGGATCCGGTCTACCTCAACAGCAGCGGATTCGACCCTTCGCTCTTCCATGACGAGGACGGCCGCAAGTACCTGCTGAACCAGCTCTGGGATCACCGTCCGGGCGGCAAGCGCTTCGCCGGCATCGTGCTGCAGGAGTATTCGGTGGAGGAACGGCGCCTGGTCGGGAGCCGCCACAACATCTTCGCAGGCACCGAGCACGGCCTGACCGAAGCGCCGCACCTGTACAAGCGCGGCGGCTACTATTATCTGCTCACCGCCGAGGGCGGCACCGGCTGGAACCACGGCGTGACCATGGCCCGGTCAGGCTCCCTGCTCGGCCCCTACGAGCTGCACCCCGACCGGACCATCCTCAGCTCGCGCCACCGCCCGGACGTTGCACTGCAGCGCGCCGGCCACGCCGACCTGGTCGAAACCCAGGACGGCCAGACCTACATGGCCTACCTGTGCGGGCGGCCGCTGCGCAACCGCGGCGCCTGCACGCTGGGACGCGAGACCGCGATCCAGCCGGTCGTCTGGGGCGATGACGGCTGGCTGCGCACCCTCGACGCCCAGGGCACGGCGCAGTCGCAGGCGCCCGCGCCGGGCCTGCCGGAACACCGCTTCGAGGAGGCTCCCGCGCGCGCCGATTTCGACGCCCCGGAACTGCCGATCGACTTCCAGTGGCTGCGCACCCCCTGGCCGGAAGAGCTGTTCAGCCTCACGGCCAGGCCCGGCTACCTGCGCCTGTACGGCCGCGAAAGCCTGGGCAGCCAGTTCCGCCAGGCCCTGGTGGCGCGCCGCCAGCAGGCGCACTGCTACGGCGCGCGCACCCTGCTCGACTTCGAACCCGAGCATTTCCAGCAACAGGCGGGCCTGGTCTGCTACTACGGCGCGGCCAAGTTCCATTACCTCTACGTCTCGCACGACGAGGTCCTGGGCAAGCACCTGCGGGTGATGAGCAGCCTGCCCAACCACGTGCAGGCCGACAGCTTCAGCGCGCCGCTGGCCCTGCCCGCCGGCGTGCCGCTGGAACTGCGGGTGGAAGTCGACGAGGAACGCCTGCTGTTCGCCTACCGCCTGGACGGCGGCCCCTGGCAATGGCTGGCGCAGCAATTCGACGCCAGCATCCTGTCGGACGAAGCCAGCGCCCCCGGCCAGCCCAATTTCACCGGCGCCTTCGTCGGCATGGCCTGCCAGGACATGTCGGGCGCCGGCCTGCATGCGGACTTCGACTATTTCGACTACCGCGAGCGTCCCTACTGCGTCGACCCCACGCGCCTGGAGTAG
- a CDS encoding MFS transporter produces MLRKTIKGLRWWMIILIMLGAVINYLTRSSLAVAAPTVLADLDISTKEYSYITAAFQGAIMLQPLCGYVLDVIGLKAGFAIFAAAWSVICMLHGMATNWQTLAVLRGLLGLAEGSANPAGMKAVSEWFPAKERGMAGGVFNIGASFGSMLAPPLVVWAILHYNWQSAFVITGALGLVWVALWLLLYDAPARHRRLSAAEAQHIAAGQERHLEGDGARPSILSILKLRNFWGIALPRFLADPAWGTLAFWVPLYLTTVRNFDLKQIAMFAWLPFLAADLGCLFGPLVVLFLQKRGVRLINARRGAFTLGACMMMGVAFVGYVESPYTAIALLSLAGFAHQTLSVTVITMSSDLFRRNEVATVAGMCGTFGNLGLLIFSLLIGGLMASVGYTPFFVSLAVLDLVAAVLLWCLVREPEPPQPVLAKTHDPEPHPARLQPGPVHPAGGR; encoded by the coding sequence ATGCTGCGCAAGACGATCAAGGGACTGCGCTGGTGGATGATCATCCTGATCATGCTGGGGGCGGTCATCAACTACCTGACCCGCAGCTCGCTGGCCGTGGCGGCGCCCACCGTGCTCGCCGACCTCGACATCAGCACCAAGGAATATTCGTACATCACGGCCGCCTTCCAGGGCGCGATCATGCTCCAGCCCCTGTGCGGCTACGTGCTGGACGTGATCGGCCTGAAGGCCGGCTTCGCGATCTTCGCGGCCGCCTGGTCGGTGATCTGCATGTTGCACGGCATGGCGACCAACTGGCAGACCCTGGCCGTCCTGCGCGGCCTGCTCGGGCTGGCCGAAGGCTCGGCCAATCCGGCCGGCATGAAGGCGGTGTCCGAATGGTTCCCGGCCAAGGAGCGCGGCATGGCGGGCGGCGTCTTCAACATCGGCGCCTCCTTCGGCTCGATGCTGGCGCCGCCGCTGGTGGTGTGGGCCATCCTGCACTACAACTGGCAATCGGCCTTCGTGATCACGGGCGCGCTCGGCCTGGTGTGGGTGGCGCTCTGGCTCCTGCTCTACGACGCCCCGGCGCGCCACCGCCGCCTGTCGGCCGCCGAGGCCCAGCACATCGCCGCCGGCCAGGAGCGCCACCTGGAGGGCGACGGCGCGCGGCCCTCGATCCTCAGCATCCTCAAGCTGCGCAATTTCTGGGGCATCGCCCTGCCGCGCTTCCTGGCCGACCCGGCCTGGGGCACGCTGGCATTCTGGGTGCCCCTCTACCTGACCACGGTGCGCAACTTCGACCTCAAGCAGATCGCCATGTTCGCCTGGCTGCCCTTCCTCGCGGCCGACCTGGGCTGCCTGTTCGGGCCGTTGGTGGTGCTGTTCCTGCAAAAGCGCGGCGTACGCCTGATCAATGCGCGGCGCGGCGCCTTCACGCTCGGCGCCTGCATGATGATGGGCGTGGCCTTCGTCGGCTACGTCGAGAGCCCGTACACCGCGATCGCCCTCCTCAGCCTGGCCGGCTTCGCGCACCAGACCCTGTCGGTCACCGTCATCACCATGTCCTCCGACCTGTTCCGGCGCAACGAAGTGGCCACCGTGGCCGGCATGTGCGGCACCTTCGGCAACCTGGGCCTGCTGATCTTCTCGCTGCTGATCGGCGGCCTGATGGCCAGCGTCGGCTACACGCCCTTCTTCGTCAGCCTGGCCGTGCTCGACCTGGTCGCCGCCGTCCTGCTGTGGTGCCTGGTGCGCGAACCCGAACCACCTCAACCCGTCCTAGCCAAGACCCATGATCCAGAACCCCATCCTGCGCGGCTTCAACCCGGACCCGTCCATCCTGCGGGTGGGCGATGA
- a CDS encoding enolase C-terminal domain-like protein, which yields MIPVKRATSPTVVEMQVIPVAGRDSMLLNLCGAHAPYFTRILVLLKDSAGNTGMGEVPGSNGILLALQKLVPLVTGTEIARHHQTLNRLRASLSGPSHRVTSSQEAAVMTQPHEINLRLENVVTAVEAALLDLLGQHLGLPLCELLGAGQQRSHVPVLAYLFYIGDRGRTDLPYDDDAGREGWYRLRNQEALTPEAIGEQAAAAVERYGFRDFKLKGGVMRAEEEIAAVAEIKRRFPQARVTLDPNAAWSLAEAIAACRGQGHLLAYAEDPCGPEKGYSGREIMAEFKRATGIRTATNMVATDWRQMGHAHLLGAVDIPLADPHFWTMHGSVRLAQLCHDWGLTWGSHSNNHFDVSLAMFTHCAAAAPGAITAIDTHWIWQEGRERLTREPLRIEDGQVAVPERPGLGIEPDMERIADAHDLYKRVAGGARDDAMAMRYLVPDWVYDPKRPSLGR from the coding sequence ATGATCCCTGTGAAGCGCGCCACCAGTCCCACCGTCGTCGAGATGCAGGTGATCCCGGTCGCCGGCCGCGACAGCATGCTGCTCAACCTGTGCGGCGCCCACGCGCCCTACTTCACCCGCATCCTGGTGCTGCTCAAGGACAGCGCGGGCAACACCGGCATGGGCGAAGTGCCGGGCTCGAACGGCATCCTGCTGGCCCTGCAGAAGCTGGTCCCGCTGGTCACTGGAACCGAGATCGCACGCCACCACCAGACCCTGAACCGGCTGCGCGCCAGCCTTTCCGGTCCCAGCCACCGGGTCACCTCGAGCCAGGAGGCGGCCGTCATGACCCAGCCGCACGAGATCAACCTGCGGCTCGAGAACGTGGTGACGGCGGTCGAGGCGGCCCTGCTCGACCTGCTCGGCCAGCACCTCGGCCTGCCGCTGTGCGAACTGCTGGGCGCGGGCCAGCAGCGCAGCCACGTGCCGGTGCTGGCCTACCTGTTCTACATCGGCGACCGTGGCCGCACCGACCTGCCCTACGACGATGACGCCGGCCGCGAGGGCTGGTACCGCTTGCGCAACCAGGAAGCCTTGACACCCGAGGCGATCGGCGAGCAGGCCGCGGCGGCGGTCGAGCGCTACGGATTCCGCGACTTCAAGCTCAAGGGCGGCGTGATGCGGGCCGAGGAGGAAATCGCCGCGGTCGCGGAAATCAAGCGCCGCTTCCCGCAGGCGCGCGTGACGCTCGACCCGAACGCCGCCTGGTCGCTCGCCGAGGCGATCGCGGCCTGCCGCGGCCAGGGCCATCTGCTGGCCTACGCGGAAGACCCCTGCGGCCCGGAGAAAGGCTATTCCGGGCGCGAGATCATGGCCGAGTTCAAGCGCGCCACCGGCATCCGCACCGCCACCAACATGGTCGCCACCGACTGGCGCCAGATGGGTCACGCGCACCTGCTGGGCGCGGTCGACATCCCGCTGGCCGACCCGCACTTCTGGACCATGCACGGTTCCGTACGCCTGGCCCAGCTCTGCCACGACTGGGGCCTGACCTGGGGTTCGCACTCGAACAACCACTTCGACGTGTCGCTGGCGATGTTCACCCATTGCGCGGCGGCCGCGCCGGGCGCCATCACGGCGATCGACACCCACTGGATCTGGCAGGAGGGGCGCGAGCGCCTGACCCGCGAGCCGCTGCGCATCGAGGACGGCCAGGTCGCGGTGCCGGAACGCCCGGGCCTGGGCATCGAGCCCGACATGGAGCGCATCGCCGACGCCCACGACCTGTACAAGCGGGTCGCCGGCGGGGCGCGCGACGACGCCATGGCGATGCGCTACCTGGTGCCGGATTGGGTCTACGACCCGAAACGCCCTAGCCTGGGACGCTGA